The proteins below come from a single Chryseobacterium sp. MA9 genomic window:
- a CDS encoding ABC transporter permease has product MIAILKKELWSYFGNWSAWVIIAAFSLIATLFLFFFDNDSNIFEIGMASLQSYFVLVPWLLMFIIPALSMKTFAEEQQTGTLNWLFSQPLKISELVTGKFLSVWIVGILCLIPSLIYLYTVYVLGVPAGNIDLGMTLGSYLGLIILIAAFAAVGILASSLSQNQIMAYLLGVFMCFIMYFGIEQLASYKLLGGADFILQNIGFYQHFLGFTRGLIDFKDIAYFVLVIGASLVLSNHFINKKK; this is encoded by the coding sequence ATGATTGCAATTTTAAAGAAAGAACTTTGGAGTTACTTTGGAAACTGGAGTGCATGGGTGATCATTGCCGCTTTCAGTCTGATAGCAACTCTTTTCCTATTCTTTTTCGACAACGATTCTAATATTTTTGAGATCGGAATGGCCTCACTGCAGAGCTATTTCGTATTGGTTCCATGGCTGCTGATGTTTATCATTCCGGCCCTTTCTATGAAAACTTTTGCGGAAGAACAGCAAACCGGAACATTAAACTGGCTTTTCTCACAGCCATTGAAGATTTCAGAACTTGTAACCGGAAAATTCCTTTCCGTATGGATTGTTGGGATTCTATGTCTTATTCCTTCACTGATTTACCTTTATACAGTATATGTGCTTGGAGTTCCTGCAGGAAATATAGACCTTGGAATGACCTTAGGAAGTTACCTTGGATTGATTATTTTAATTGCGGCATTTGCTGCAGTGGGAATTTTGGCTTCTTCATTGTCACAGAACCAGATTATGGCTTACCTGTTGGGTGTTTTCATGTGCTTTATTATGTATTTCGGAATCGAGCAGCTGGCAAGTTATAAATTATTGGGAGGTGCAGATTTTATCCTTCAGAATATTGGTTTCTATCAACATTTCTTAGGTTTTACAAGAGGACTTATTGATTTTAAAGATATCGCCTATTTTGTTCTTGTCATCGGGGCTTCATTAGTATTGTCCAATCATTTTATAAACAAAAAGAAGTAG
- a CDS encoding cupin-like domain-containing protein, which translates to MFFGGEGSVTRNHIDIDMSHVFITQFQGIKRIWLFPWEQSDFMYKLPYNFHSLAQIKNPDYRKYPALRYLNGYEAVIHPGETLYIPSGWWHYIQYDTEGYSISVRALPSSPLEKWRGFKNLVITRHFDNLMRKLFKEKWFEYKVKIARKRGAKAVRKQRSFHI; encoded by the coding sequence ATGTTTTTTGGAGGTGAAGGTTCTGTAACCAGAAATCATATTGACATTGATATGTCACACGTTTTTATAACACAATTCCAAGGAATCAAAAGAATTTGGCTCTTCCCATGGGAACAGTCTGATTTTATGTATAAACTACCCTACAATTTCCATAGTCTGGCTCAGATTAAAAATCCGGATTACAGAAAATATCCGGCTCTACGCTATTTAAATGGCTATGAAGCAGTCATTCATCCAGGTGAAACGCTTTATATTCCTTCCGGATGGTGGCACTATATTCAGTATGATACAGAAGGGTATTCCATATCTGTAAGAGCACTTCCATCAAGCCCGCTTGAAAAATGGAGAGGATTTAAAAACTTAGTCATCACCAGACATTTTGATAATCTCATGCGCAAACTATTCAAAGAAAAATGGTTTGAATACAAAGTAAAGATAGCCCGGAAAAGAGGAGCTAAAGCTGTTAGAAAACAAAGAAGCTTTCATATCTGA
- a CDS encoding cupin-like domain-containing protein produces the protein MRLKPVQKIKKISTETFIKDHMKPRVPVIIKDFIHPESPAFKKWNYEYFKEIAGDHKVNIYGSELDSLDRVASDPIAQSTFSEYLNLIQSAPTEHRLFLFNLLKIKPELKMILSTMMLQVVKY, from the coding sequence ATGAGATTAAAGCCGGTACAAAAAATAAAGAAAATCAGTACAGAAACCTTTATTAAGGACCATATGAAGCCGAGAGTTCCAGTTATTATTAAAGATTTTATACATCCGGAAAGCCCTGCCTTCAAAAAATGGAATTACGAGTATTTCAAAGAAATTGCAGGAGATCATAAGGTAAATATTTACGGCAGTGAACTTGATTCTCTTGATAGAGTGGCAAGTGATCCTATAGCACAAAGTACATTTTCAGAATATCTCAATCTTATACAGTCTGCTCCTACTGAACACCGGCTTTTTTTATTTAACTTATTGAAAATAAAACCCGAACTTAAAATGATATTATCTACAATGATGTTACAAGTGGTAAAATACTGA
- the dacB gene encoding D-alanyl-D-alanine carboxypeptidase/D-alanyl-D-alanine-endopeptidase, with amino-acid sequence MVNFRKYISSAAVLASGLFLAQSTVSTVLYSQNYDNQKSSLNLPSPVSTMVEKTVLSAKELVDINVNTMMADPVLKNANWGFVVYDPKTKKVISSYNENTPLVPASTTKLLTTETALNLLGENYRWMTQLEYSGTIDENGVLNGNLYVIGSGDPSLGTNKAGASSYRDIISDFVGGVSREGIKKVNGDIIIQTALFKGNISVLPENVVWLENNNYYLPAGSTRDINPANEKLIVKKGSFSTDKKFFYVSPYNHQMVYADKYEGNGALTTKLPDAPAYLANSFRTTLVKSGIPVTGKVSPKMTDSAPEGRKMLSAYKSPTLSDIIYYTNQHSDNSLAEALLRTVGYQKMGDQTSESGRIVVTNHLKDAGFDMNGLNYMDGSGLSRSNNVTPISQAKFLTSLMDQKYYRSYLTSLPIGGQSGTLKRMFIGGGNGQVFAKTGTLNKVKTLAGYLKTNSGKTLVFSLMVNNYSGSVDMVKKRMEKILEPALDL; translated from the coding sequence ATGGTAAATTTCAGAAAATATATTTCAAGTGCGGCGGTGTTGGCTTCTGGTCTTTTCCTGGCTCAGTCTACCGTTTCTACCGTTCTTTATTCTCAGAATTATGACAATCAGAAAAGCAGCTTAAATCTGCCTTCACCCGTTAGTACGATGGTGGAGAAAACTGTGTTGTCAGCAAAAGAACTTGTAGACATTAACGTAAACACAATGATGGCGGATCCTGTGCTTAAAAATGCAAACTGGGGATTCGTAGTGTACGATCCGAAAACGAAGAAAGTAATTTCTTCGTACAACGAAAATACTCCTTTAGTACCTGCTTCTACTACAAAGCTGCTTACAACGGAAACAGCTTTAAACCTGCTGGGTGAAAACTACCGTTGGATGACTCAGCTGGAGTATTCAGGAACTATAGATGAAAATGGAGTTTTAAATGGAAATCTTTATGTGATAGGAAGCGGCGACCCGTCTTTGGGAACCAACAAAGCAGGAGCCTCATCTTATAGAGATATCATTTCAGATTTCGTAGGCGGAGTTTCAAGAGAGGGAATCAAAAAGGTAAATGGTGATATTATCATCCAGACAGCGCTTTTCAAAGGCAATATTTCAGTGCTTCCGGAAAATGTTGTATGGTTGGAAAACAATAATTATTACTTGCCTGCAGGAAGTACCCGAGATATTAACCCGGCCAACGAAAAACTGATTGTTAAAAAAGGAAGCTTCTCTACAGATAAGAAATTTTTCTACGTTTCTCCTTACAATCATCAGATGGTATATGCTGATAAATATGAAGGAAACGGAGCTTTAACAACTAAACTTCCTGATGCTCCTGCATATCTTGCCAATTCTTTCAGAACGACATTGGTGAAAAGCGGAATTCCCGTTACCGGAAAAGTAAGTCCAAAAATGACAGATTCGGCTCCGGAAGGTAGAAAAATGCTTTCAGCTTATAAATCTCCAACTTTAAGTGACATTATTTATTATACCAATCAGCACAGTGATAATTCATTGGCAGAAGCTTTATTAAGAACAGTTGGTTACCAGAAAATGGGTGATCAGACTTCAGAATCAGGCAGAATTGTGGTGACCAATCACCTGAAAGATGCAGGTTTTGATATGAATGGTCTTAATTATATGGATGGAAGCGGGCTTTCAAGGAGCAATAATGTAACGCCTATTTCCCAGGCGAAATTTCTAACCTCTTTGATGGATCAGAAATATTACAGATCTTACCTGACTTCTTTACCAATCGGAGGACAATCCGGAACGTTAAAAAGAATGTTCATCGGAGGAGGTAACGGACAGGTTTTTGCAAAAACAGGAACTTTAAATAAAGTAAAAACATTAGCAGGCTATCTTAAAACAAATTCCGGGAAAACATTAGTGTTCTCTTTAATGGTTAACAACTATTCCGGATCTGTTGATATGGTGAAAAAGAGAATGGAGAAAATTCTTGAACCTGCACTGGATCTTTAA
- a CDS encoding CopD family protein translates to MLYTIIKALHIIFMVSYFAGIFYLVRIFVYYKDTDEFSEEKKKILREQYTFMARRLWNIITVPAGVIMAVCGLVMIFLNPGLMKMGWFHLKLTFLIGLAIYHYWCWKKVLHLKGLHGDTLPIANIKLRQANEIATFILFLVVFTVILKSMVIEYWWQLIAGFFVLVFLIMMTVKLVNKKKKNK, encoded by the coding sequence ATGCTTTACACAATAATAAAAGCACTACACATTATCTTCATGGTAAGCTATTTTGCGGGGATTTTTTATCTCGTAAGGATTTTCGTTTACTATAAAGATACCGATGAATTTTCTGAAGAAAAAAAGAAAATTCTGAGAGAGCAGTACACCTTTATGGCCAGAAGACTGTGGAATATTATCACCGTTCCTGCGGGGGTAATCATGGCGGTATGCGGATTGGTCATGATCTTTTTAAACCCGGGACTGATGAAAATGGGATGGTTTCACTTAAAACTGACCTTCCTGATCGGGCTTGCCATTTATCATTACTGGTGTTGGAAAAAAGTTCTTCATTTAAAAGGCTTACATGGGGATACTCTGCCCATTGCCAATATCAAACTTAGACAGGCCAATGAAATTGCTACGTTCATTCTGTTTCTGGTCGTATTTACCGTTATTTTAAAATCGATGGTGATCGAATACTGGTGGCAATTAATTGCAGGATTTTTCGTTCTTGTATTTCTGATCATGATGACAGTGAAATTGGTTAATAAAAAAAAAAAAAACAAATAA
- a CDS encoding M1 family aminopeptidase: MTKLYLLVLGFLFSQQFYGQKLEQNTDMKGLIEKEKKSFTQKMNIGNTNPNTLNYDLQYQRMDVTLNPASNNISGSVTSHFKPTQNMGSIYFDLTTSLTVSQVKYHGNNLVFQQLPSNEVKIDFQTPVTANTLDSLTIHYSGVPPSANGAFTTATQGGVPVLSTLNEPYGAQDWFPTKQSLNDKIDRFDFKITTPSNYSVAANGKLMSETFPTGSTKLTFWRTMYPTPAYLIALSITNFVKLTDTIGNPPFPFVNYIYPSTNSNATSIANINWTKQVMNTFETYFGSYPFRNEKYGHMEFMYGGGMEHQTMSSMGGWSRQLIAHELAHQWFGDKVTCGAWNDIWLNEGFATFGEHLANEKLLMTNTEFLNYLQGQSNYITASTTGTVYVPDSGLSSINRIFDSRLSYSKGGYVLRMLKWILGDVAFYQALKDYHARPNLAYSYARTADFNASLLQSTGTDFTEFFNDWVYGEGYPTYTIKWMQGGNQALFKVSQTQSSSNVSFFEMPLPIKVTGTSGQTAYLVLNNTSNNQSFLESVTFPIASVQFNYEYQILEKNSTVTQDNTLSVSSVEKESFGLYPNPAKNEINLKGINRAKDFTIHAVDGKLVGKGTYQPGKAIGISELVPGTYFITIDEKSIKFIKH; this comes from the coding sequence ATGACAAAATTGTACCTTTTGGTGCTGGGATTTTTATTTTCTCAGCAGTTCTATGGCCAGAAGCTTGAACAAAACACTGATATGAAAGGATTGATCGAAAAAGAGAAAAAATCCTTTACACAAAAAATGAATATCGGGAATACGAATCCCAATACACTGAATTACGATTTACAGTATCAAAGAATGGATGTTACTCTTAATCCGGCTTCCAATAATATTTCCGGATCCGTAACTTCTCATTTTAAGCCTACTCAGAATATGGGGAGCATTTATTTTGATCTGACAACTTCTTTAACAGTTTCTCAGGTTAAATATCATGGAAACAACCTTGTTTTTCAACAACTTCCTTCCAATGAAGTGAAAATTGATTTTCAGACTCCGGTCACTGCCAATACGCTGGACTCTCTGACTATTCATTATTCAGGAGTGCCACCTAGTGCCAATGGAGCCTTTACAACTGCTACTCAAGGCGGAGTACCGGTACTTTCTACTTTGAATGAGCCCTATGGTGCGCAGGACTGGTTTCCTACCAAGCAGAGTTTAAATGATAAAATTGATAGATTTGATTTTAAAATTACAACACCATCTAACTATAGTGTAGCAGCCAATGGAAAGCTGATGTCCGAAACTTTTCCTACAGGATCAACGAAGCTTACTTTCTGGAGAACGATGTATCCTACACCAGCATATCTGATCGCGTTGTCTATTACTAACTTCGTCAAACTTACTGATACAATCGGAAACCCGCCTTTTCCTTTTGTGAATTATATTTATCCATCCACCAATTCAAATGCCACCAGTATAGCCAATATAAACTGGACAAAACAGGTTATGAATACTTTTGAAACCTATTTTGGCTCTTATCCTTTCCGTAATGAAAAATACGGACATATGGAATTTATGTACGGAGGAGGTATGGAACATCAGACTATGTCTTCCATGGGAGGTTGGAGTAGACAGCTTATTGCCCATGAACTTGCCCACCAGTGGTTTGGTGATAAAGTAACTTGTGGTGCATGGAATGATATCTGGCTGAATGAAGGTTTTGCAACTTTTGGAGAGCACCTTGCCAATGAAAAACTACTGATGACCAATACCGAATTCCTGAATTATCTGCAAGGTCAGTCCAACTACATTACAGCAAGTACAACAGGAACTGTTTATGTGCCAGATTCCGGACTTTCCAGTATCAACAGAATATTTGACAGCAGACTATCTTATTCCAAAGGAGGATATGTTTTGAGAATGCTGAAGTGGATTTTAGGAGATGTTGCTTTTTATCAGGCGCTCAAAGACTATCACGCAAGACCGAATTTGGCATACAGCTATGCGCGTACTGCGGATTTTAATGCTTCTTTACTTCAGTCTACCGGGACAGATTTTACGGAATTTTTTAATGACTGGGTGTATGGAGAAGGATATCCTACCTATACTATAAAATGGATGCAGGGCGGTAATCAGGCTTTATTTAAAGTTTCTCAGACACAAAGCAGTTCTAACGTAAGTTTTTTCGAAATGCCATTACCCATAAAAGTAACCGGAACTTCAGGGCAAACTGCTTATCTGGTCCTTAACAATACTTCAAATAACCAAAGTTTTTTAGAATCTGTAACATTCCCTATTGCAAGTGTTCAGTTCAATTATGAGTACCAGATTCTGGAGAAAAACTCTACCGTTACTCAGGATAATACCTTAAGTGTTTCTTCTGTTGAGAAAGAAAGTTTTGGACTTTATCCAAACCCTGCAAAAAATGAAATTAATCTGAAAGGAATCAACAGAGCTAAGGATTTTACAATTCATGCTGTAGACGGAAAACTGGTAGGAAAAGGAACTTATCAGCCAGGTAAAGCGATTGGGATTTCAGAATTGGTTCCAGGAACTTACTTCATTACGATTGATGAAAAAAGCATCAAATTTATCAAGCATTAA
- the priA gene encoding primosomal protein N', which yields MQYAQIVLPLNLKGSFTYKVPEEMMSEIQPGMRVLVPFGGKKIYTGIVFELHDNAPENFAAKEVISMLDDKPILPEEQISFWNWLSGYYLCSLGEIYRFSFPSSLKLESETYLKLKPGVVVDFENLDVNEMYLIQALEVRQLINLTDIEAFIPKKDIIKTINSLIDLQYIEIDEKIAEKYKAKEVAYVRINDEVLANQNLTDVLLKLNRAQKQKDLFLLILEKQTENPDAPIKKSDLFEDGYFGSSHFKPLADKGLVEEYYMQKDRIESYEGELSELEELSEQQKIAKSEIDEAFEEGKNVLLHGVTSSGKTHIYLEKIEECIKEGKNVLFLLPEISLTKQITQRLEKKYGRQLGFYHQKLTDFERVEVWRRIKQNDIRILIGTRNALFLPYQNLGLIVVDEEHDSAYRPREVSPYFNAKDASLVLGGFYNAGVILGSATPSVESYYRARKDKMRYVFLNERFGNVNLPEYELINFKEALDSKKVSGNFSLKLVEEIKKTVDEKKQAIVLHNRRGYSNVIECESCGYVNYCSNCDVVMTYHKAANEMKCHYCGQRASKPKTCPKCNSEKLNERGVGVEQIHEEVSNLFPENEVDRMDVDSMRKKFAYEKLYEKIEDGETDIIVGTQMISKGLDFDHIELVTIPKADSLLYVQDFRAEERAYQLITQVSGRAGRVSGKGKILIQTFNPDHSVFQLIKMNNPAKIYKYILTERQKFHYPPFTKLIMIEMKHRREDKVDRASQFMGSILRKYLPEDCVLGPERAQISRLNNLYQFQIMLKLPRGKNYEKFKNLVLISLKEFDEITAYQSIKKDVFVDF from the coding sequence TTGCAATACGCTCAAATTGTTTTACCACTGAATCTCAAAGGATCTTTCACCTATAAAGTTCCCGAAGAAATGATGTCCGAAATTCAGCCCGGAATGCGTGTTCTGGTGCCATTTGGAGGAAAGAAAATCTATACAGGAATAGTATTTGAGCTTCATGACAATGCACCGGAGAACTTTGCAGCTAAGGAAGTCATCAGCATGCTGGATGATAAACCGATTCTTCCTGAAGAACAAATCAGCTTCTGGAACTGGCTTTCCGGGTATTATCTGTGTAGCCTTGGTGAAATTTACAGATTTTCATTTCCTTCTTCTTTGAAACTGGAAAGTGAGACTTATCTAAAATTAAAACCAGGTGTGGTAGTTGATTTTGAAAATCTGGATGTCAATGAAATGTATCTTATTCAGGCACTGGAAGTACGCCAGCTGATCAACCTGACGGATATTGAGGCTTTTATTCCTAAAAAAGATATCATCAAGACCATCAATTCACTTATTGATCTTCAGTATATTGAGATTGATGAAAAAATTGCTGAAAAATATAAAGCTAAAGAAGTAGCATATGTAAGAATTAATGATGAGGTTTTGGCCAATCAGAACCTTACGGATGTTCTTTTAAAACTAAACAGAGCTCAAAAGCAGAAAGATCTGTTCCTTCTTATTTTAGAAAAACAAACCGAAAATCCTGATGCTCCTATCAAAAAGTCTGACCTGTTTGAGGATGGTTATTTCGGAAGCTCCCACTTCAAGCCGTTGGCAGACAAAGGTCTTGTAGAGGAATATTATATGCAAAAAGACAGAATTGAAAGCTATGAAGGAGAGCTTTCAGAGCTGGAAGAACTTTCAGAACAGCAGAAAATAGCAAAATCTGAGATTGATGAAGCTTTTGAAGAAGGAAAAAATGTTCTGCTTCATGGGGTAACTTCATCAGGGAAAACACATATTTATTTAGAAAAAATTGAAGAATGTATCAAAGAAGGAAAGAATGTTTTGTTTTTACTTCCTGAAATTTCCCTGACCAAACAAATTACGCAGAGATTAGAAAAAAAATACGGACGGCAACTAGGATTTTATCACCAGAAACTGACCGATTTTGAAAGGGTAGAAGTTTGGAGAAGAATCAAGCAGAACGATATCCGTATTCTGATAGGAACCCGTAATGCTTTGTTTTTACCTTACCAGAATCTGGGGCTTATTGTTGTAGATGAGGAGCACGATTCGGCGTACAGGCCAAGAGAAGTTTCTCCTTATTTTAATGCTAAAGATGCATCATTGGTTTTAGGTGGATTTTATAATGCGGGTGTGATTTTAGGATCAGCAACTCCTTCTGTTGAAAGTTACTACAGAGCCCGAAAAGATAAAATGAGATATGTTTTCCTGAATGAAAGATTCGGGAATGTGAATCTGCCGGAATATGAACTGATCAATTTCAAAGAAGCCCTGGACTCTAAAAAGGTTTCCGGAAATTTCTCCCTGAAACTTGTTGAAGAGATTAAGAAAACAGTAGATGAAAAAAAACAGGCGATTGTCCTGCACAACCGTCGTGGCTATTCTAATGTAATAGAATGTGAGAGCTGTGGTTATGTCAATTACTGCTCCAATTGTGATGTGGTGATGACCTATCATAAAGCAGCCAATGAAATGAAGTGCCACTATTGCGGGCAAAGAGCTTCAAAACCGAAAACCTGTCCAAAATGCAATTCCGAAAAGCTTAACGAAAGAGGAGTAGGGGTAGAACAGATTCACGAGGAAGTTTCCAACCTCTTCCCTGAAAATGAGGTGGATAGAATGGATGTGGATTCTATGCGTAAGAAATTTGCCTATGAAAAGCTGTATGAAAAGATTGAAGACGGAGAAACAGACATTATCGTAGGAACTCAGATGATTTCCAAAGGACTGGATTTTGATCATATTGAACTTGTTACAATTCCAAAAGCAGATTCCTTATTATATGTACAGGATTTCAGAGCAGAAGAAAGGGCCTATCAGCTGATTACACAGGTTTCAGGAAGAGCCGGAAGGGTTTCAGGAAAGGGGAAAATCCTCATTCAGACATTTAATCCTGATCATTCTGTATTTCAGTTGATCAAGATGAACAATCCTGCAAAGATCTATAAATATATTCTTACTGAACGCCAGAAATTCCATTATCCGCCTTTTACCAAGCTGATTATGATTGAAATGAAACACAGAAGGGAAGACAAAGTAGACCGTGCTTCTCAGTTTATGGGTTCCATTTTAAGAAAATATCTTCCGGAAGATTGTGTTTTAGGTCCTGAAAGAGCTCAGATTTCAAGGCTGAATAATCTATATCAGTTCCAGATTATGCTTAAGCTTCCCCGTGGGAAAAACTATGAGAAATTCAAAAATCTGGTTTTGATAAGTTTGAAAGAATTTGATGAAATTACTGCATATCAAAGCATTAAAAAAGATGTTTTTGTGGATTTTTAA
- the kbl gene encoding glycine C-acetyltransferase, which produces MISEKYLQHLQNELQNIENDGLYKRERIITSQQSAEIEANGKKLLNFCANNYLGLSNNPEVMKASQEMIQSHGYGMSSVRFICGTQDIHKDLEKKIADFLGLEDTILYAAAFDANGGVFEPLFTEEDAIISDELNHASIIDGVRLCKAARYRYKNNNMEDLEAQLITASEKNHRFKIIVTDGVFSMDGIVADLKGVCDLADKYDALVMVDDSHATGFIGKTGRGTHEANEVMGRVDIITSTLGKALGGALGGFTSGKKEIIDMLRQRSRPYLFSNSLAPGIVGAALKVLDMISDNTSLRDQVMENAEYFRTEMKAKGFDIPDGDAAIVPVMLYDAPLSQKMAEKLMDEGIYVIGFFYPVVPKGKARIRVQLSAAHTKEHLDKAIAAFEKVGKELGVIS; this is translated from the coding sequence ATGATCTCTGAAAAATACCTTCAACATTTACAGAACGAACTTCAGAATATTGAGAATGACGGACTTTACAAAAGAGAAAGAATCATCACTTCTCAGCAAAGTGCAGAAATAGAGGCTAACGGGAAAAAGCTTTTGAACTTCTGTGCAAATAATTATCTGGGATTATCCAACAATCCGGAAGTAATGAAAGCGTCTCAGGAAATGATTCAGTCTCACGGATATGGGATGTCATCGGTACGTTTCATTTGTGGAACACAAGATATTCACAAGGATTTGGAGAAAAAAATTGCTGACTTTTTAGGTCTTGAAGATACCATCCTTTATGCAGCAGCATTTGATGCAAATGGTGGTGTTTTTGAACCATTGTTTACAGAAGAGGATGCTATTATTTCAGATGAACTGAATCATGCTTCGATCATTGACGGTGTTCGTCTTTGTAAAGCAGCAAGATACAGATATAAAAACAATAATATGGAGGATCTGGAAGCTCAGTTGATTACAGCTTCTGAAAAGAACCACCGTTTCAAAATTATTGTAACAGACGGAGTATTCTCAATGGACGGTATTGTTGCAGACTTAAAAGGAGTTTGCGACCTTGCAGATAAATATGATGCTTTGGTAATGGTAGACGATTCTCACGCAACAGGTTTTATCGGAAAAACGGGCCGTGGAACCCACGAAGCTAATGAAGTAATGGGTAGAGTAGATATCATCACTTCTACATTAGGAAAAGCTTTAGGAGGAGCTTTAGGAGGTTTTACTTCCGGTAAAAAAGAGATCATTGATATGCTGAGACAGCGTTCAAGACCCTATTTATTCTCCAACTCTTTAGCACCTGGAATTGTAGGAGCTGCTTTGAAAGTATTGGATATGATTTCGGATAATACTTCCCTTCGTGATCAGGTAATGGAAAATGCAGAGTACTTCAGAACGGAAATGAAAGCGAAAGGTTTTGATATTCCGGACGGAGATGCTGCTATTGTTCCGGTAATGCTTTACGATGCTCCGCTTTCTCAGAAAATGGCTGAAAAGCTTATGGATGAAGGTATTTACGTGATCGGATTCTTCTATCCTGTAGTACCTAAAGGAAAAGCGAGAATCAGAGTACAGCTATCTGCTGCTCATACCAAAGAACATTTGGATAAAGCGATTGCGGCTTTTGAAAAAGTTGGAAAAGAATTAGGAGTGATTTCTTAA